DNA from Bacteroidales bacterium:
TTTAATCTATTTTGTGTATTCTCATCTCGTTGAACCATTTGTTTATGGTCTTCTCTTATTAATGCTAAACAAGCAAGTAAACCGGTATTTGCACCGTTTAATTTTTTTGCTTTATCAAAACCCCAGTTTTCATAGGATATTTTTTTTGGTTTATTTGTTTTATTATCAAACTTTTTTTCTTCAATATTCCTTGTATTTGTCAAATTGTTATTGTTAATTTTTGTCTTTAAACTTTCTTTTAATTTACTAAATTTCGTCATAATCTTAGCTATTTAATAGTTTGTCAATTTCTTTATGTAATTGATCGTTCGTTAAGTCATTTTTTGCAATATCCAATAACCATTCTGTTAATTCGTTTGCTGTTTCACCTATAAACCCAAATTTATTACAAAAATCTAATAATGAAATGCGTTCTCTATCATCTACTTTACCGTCTGCCCAAATAATTCTTGCAAAATCAAACAAATATTCAATTTTTATAATAATATCATCCGGGATTGTAAATGGAACATTAGTTGGTTTAATGATAATTTGTTCAAATTCATTTTTACTAATACCTTTACTTTCTGCTATTGAGATAATTGTTTCCATTTCTTTTTCATCAAATTCTGCATCACTCATAGCAATTAGATACATATTTAATAAATGGCTCTTCAACTCTTTTGTAAGCATATCTTTTATTAAGTTTAAGTTCACTTCCAATTCCCAAAAAGCAAATTCATAAAAAAAGAGGCGTGGGAACTGTAACAAATCTGAAATCGAGGTATCCCCATACCCACATTGACAAATAAGAACAGCCCACGCCATAGGCGTGAGCATTAATCTTATTTCTTGTCAATGATAAAAAAATAGGGATTTTCGATTTCAAGAAAATAAGCTAACGCTTTTATCTTTAATTATTTTTATTTATGTCATAATATTTGTTTTTTTGTTGTTTCTGTAAAAGTATATTTTTTGTTCTTTAAAACCTAATAATTATTGTTTTTACTAATTGAATTTACAAAATTTAATTTATGAACACATTCGGACAAATTTTCAAAATACAAATCTTCGGAGAATCGCACGGTGATTCTGTCGGTGTGGTAATTGACGGTTGCCCTGCCGGAATTTCAATAAAAGAAGAAGACTTTAAACATGATTTATTAAGACGTAAAAGCGGTGCAAAAGGAACAACTTCTCGAAAAGAAGAGGATAAACCTCAAATTATCAGTGGGATATACAATAACTTTTCAACCGGTGCTCCGATAACGGTTCTTTTTAAAAATACAAATACCCGTTCTTCCGATTATAATTTCAGAAATCATCCCAGACCGGGACATGCCGATTTTACAGCCGATAAAAAATACAATTCATATAATGACGACAGGGGAGGTGGTCATTTTTCGGGAAGATTAACTGTAGCACTTGTTGCTGCCGGTGTAATTGCAAAAAAGATTATTTCAAAAATTACAATAAAAGCAAAACTGACGGAAGCAGGAGGAAGTACAAATATTAATGAAGCCGTTGACGAAGCAATACAATCAAAAAACTCAATCGGCGGTATTATCGAATGCAGAGCAAGCAATATTCCTGTCGGTTTAGGCGAACCGTTTTTTAATTCAGTTGAATCTTTAATAAGTCATGCAATTTTTTCAATCCCGGGTATAAAAGGCATTGAATTCGGCAGCGGTTTTGAAGCCGCAAGAATGAAAGGTTCCGACCATAATGATTTGATTATTAACAAATCAGGCGAAACAAAAACCAATCATGCAGGGGGCATAAACGGAGGCATTACAAACGGAAATGACTTATTTTTTAAAGTTGCGGT
Protein-coding regions in this window:
- a CDS encoding chorismate synthase, with translation MNTFGQIFKIQIFGESHGDSVGVVIDGCPAGISIKEEDFKHDLLRRKSGAKGTTSRKEEDKPQIISGIYNNFSTGAPITVLFKNTNTRSSDYNFRNHPRPGHADFTADKKYNSYNDDRGGGHFSGRLTVALVAAGVIAKKIISKITIKAKLTEAGGSTNINEAVDEAIQSKNSIGGIIECRASNIPVGLGEPFFNSVESLISHAIFSIPGIKGIEFGSGFEAARMKGSDHNDLIINKSGETKTNHAGGINGGITNGNDLFFKVAVKPTSSISIPQETYNFESNKIETLEIKGRHDACFALRVPVIVEAVTACVLADLFLISN